The Procambarus clarkii isolate CNS0578487 chromosome 4, FALCON_Pclarkii_2.0, whole genome shotgun sequence genomic sequence gagacaactgagaggagCAGGCATGGACcgctggaggaggggggagggggggcagaaggCTGGGAGTGCgcttcagcaagggcagcaaccgagagggaatcatGGGCGAAAGAAACCTGTATATCTGGGACAGGGGgttcgaccactgaaatgggaggggatgtagtgacagagtcagagggaggggggtgaggaaaagagcgaagccttcttacccgctggagaggaagaaggagaggagccaggcttacgtttctgactcgaagatacaggcgttccagtaacaacgtaccagACGACAGattcaatggtctcagcaggagaagaggagcgAGAGCGAataacacgaagattgctgggaggatgatggatatcagcctggacagacaggtggcgtgaagggtcaagagactggtgggagggtcgggaagaaagagtggggggagatggggaagaagacaaaggagatatggtggACTGAATAGGAAGGGGGGGAAACCCCAGatggagaagcaggagggagactgtatgggacaggaggcaaaagaatagtggaggaggtggtgggtgtggtcgggtttaaggcctggaaacggttgtgagactgaggaaggtgggaaggacgaggagaggtagaacgcaacacacgagcataggaTACACCCGCGAAAGGggtgagacgacgaacttggcgtctcgcttcaggaaaagataggcgatcacggtgcttcaagttgaggacggcttcttcGAGTTTGTAGTGTACACACGagcgagagaaggtagggtgggcctcacagcaattgaggcagcaagcctggggagaagtgcactcggacttagaatgactatcgtctcCGCACAgggggcatagatacacagtactggtgcatttgaggacaccgtgcccgaacttccaacacttattgcaaagtctaggagagggaatgtactcctgaacggagcatctggcaccagcaagaataatagagggcggaagggtcctactatcaaaggtgatttttacaactcgaaggggctgacggcgacgaccacgagggggtcgagtaaacgtgtccacctttcAGAATATCAATTCTAGTGAACTGAGAAATCATACATCTTCCTGTGACATCACTCTGAAAATGATTTATCCTCAGGAGGGGGACACCCTTCATTTTAAGAATacagggaaaggttaccccccattgggagccggtcggccgagccgagagcacactggacttgtgatcctgtggtcctgggttcgatcccaggcgccggcgagaaacaatgggcagagtttctttcaccctatgcccctgttacctagcagtaaaataggtacctgggtgttagtcagctgtcacgggctgcttcctgggggtggaggcctcgtcgatgaccgggccgcggggacactaaaagccccgaaaccatctcaagataacctcaagataacctggaggacagaatggccttgggcttcgagaatatgtttaatatcctcatggcaatctttgaggtcccgagcaccagttgcaacatggtgtgggaggagaacagtgccagcactggcatttaaccgagcgtttttggagacccgaacagggggtctctccaatgcaggacaaagcggctaagtgagtagctgcatcctgagaaggagcagcgacgacacgcaTACCGTAACTGGtagagttaaaagtaacagaggcatctactgaatcaacaaagtgtttatggagggagaactcgtcaggaggagtagtacccagatggtggagatcaaagtatttagcccatgtagcaggaccaaacaaggcgttgtaagtagtATTACGGGTCGTGCGAGTGCACGACCGTGGCGGGAACGGCATTGAgagcccccagagagagagagggggtaaaagacgcagtagtcacaatgagacacgaagccgtgccaggggacgaagaggtcaccactgggggctggggactcgaccctactgcacaggagggaggggagccgaggaaagtagtcaggtcgtcggggcccaatgcagcatgggctacagggcctggtcttccaacacagtccgactcgggggctttgtcacccaccccacgagcctgagaaagaacaagggaaacattaacagccatgaaaacgagggaaaactttcattcacgaatatgcccccccacacccaccatggagccaccatTAGAGgccggacacccaacaagaagctatcgccaaacttgccggggcccccctggggtgcgtcgtgagtatacgccccacaaacgccaccttaagaaccgtgagtccatcgagagcgggttcagtgacgaaaggaggattgacaataaaatggtcgcctcgctcgagacgttgggtactacagttctatgggtgcaagtgTATGCCTTCTCAAacatccgggcgtcaaaacaaaagaataaTAAAAACAGACAAAAGGTCGGTAGaaaatgacaatttgataggagaagagggggggaagaaaaatgaaacataaggaaaagggatcTGGCAtaattggtaaaggcagcagcatgagaataaggctgcaaaaggacagaggactgacgcatggagcatcacacactggcagctgcccaccaagccccctcacggataCAACGAGCGAGACAGTGAAgggggagacttgtagagtctcactctagggttaggaaaatggtcaaatacgaccatttatccttccctctctcatgggaggatatctctaattTGGAGAATAGGaataaactctccatttttttGGATTCAATACGCAAACATACAGACAACGTCTATCACGTCTCACTCTGCCGACATGGCAGCAGAAAGTACTCGGTCATagtaccattattgttgttgGGGGGTGTCTCATGTGGCTCTCATCAAAGAGTTTGATAAGTTCCTACGGAACTTTACTCACAGCCAcagacgaaagacagtcttctgtagaaactgtctttCAGAATATCATAATTCTAGTAAACTGAGAAATCATACATCTTCCTGTGACATCACTCTGAAAATGATTTATCCTCAGAAGGGGGACACCCTTCATTTTAAGAATACAGGGaaaagttacccccccccccccatcctataTGAGGTTTTTCGATTTTGAGCACTatttaagcactgaggattgtctaggttctgttacagccatacacagacctatagcatacagatatataattgttgataggaaccactccgtcattgataaatttacttattttttttttggggggggggggacagtgtcacacatttcatggagcgagttgctaccaaatgggtaattatcagatccaccctcccccattatgaaatagacatgtctcttgaggatatgtttcattttaggagacagacacaCTGCCTGTTTTGTGAGaaggtatttaccccctccaatttcaaggcTCAACAttatgatcaccttagggaaaaactcaattatattggagctcttatgtaattactgcaacctccgccacaggGATGCTCTAGAGTTTTTAGTCCTAATTGCTCACAATATGTCTTGTGACATGTGTAGGCGAGAAAgtagaaatagggaagcttaaatttcttgattcactggcttttattacaggcattctttcgtccctagcaaagacccactttgattcagccagccccttaacattcactcactcattgatagaaggtttacccgaagagagtcaccacctactcttaaagggtaagtagttttcccttatgaatatgccacaaaaatcagctgctttaatgatgcaacactcccccctatagaaatgttttacagctccctaaacaaatcaggcaTCACATCAgatgaatatagacattctaaattagtatgggaggcaacAGGATGGAGGATATTATAGGACAATCTCCTTGTTTATTTGAAGTGACGTtggtttactggctgacatttttacccaccatagggTAATTCTATATGATATCTATTCATTAGAAATGACCCATTACTGTAACCTTCCGGgctactcctacgactgcttcttGAAAAGCAGTAAAATATCGTtgaagttaagtgcagatgtcacGTTACACAATCTCTTGTCACAAAACATACGATGGGGTTTTAAAACTGCAATTAGGAGTTACTTCAGAGCTAATAACCACtacgtcaacccatcttttaaccctcaGAAGGATAGATCTTTCTTACTGTATTTAGATTTCAACTCACTTTATGGGACTTGTATGActtaaaagtaagtaattatcaaaagaaggcaccaaaccgggaaggctatgtagcaccatcaaatgtgcaaaataatcagagggcgctaaatatcaccaaggatgccaatacgagaacaaaaacgcataaggcgaacaatatcaaaagtatccgagtcaccaagaattctattgagggacaggtgaccgcgaggggcggtcggaaagcacgaCACACGCtcttggaagtcaggacattcaagaaggaaatgcacgaccgtaagagggacaatgcaactagcacaataagaagcagggcggcgctccatcaagtgaccatgggttaagcgagtatgaccaatacgcaatctcgccagagctgtttcccactgccggttacggtggaaggaggacggctacgaggaaacacaacacttaggagtacgtagtttgttaatagtaacagacaaccaagaagcctgccaacaggtaaggacggaggaatggataactgggtaaaagtcagaatatggaatacctttccgagagatgggacaagagcggacagcttccttggcggcagcatccgcacgctcatataaagacacaccaatatggctgggaacccaacaaaactcaaccgatttaaatttactgtgaacaagaaacagccaatgctggatctcgacaactactggatgaaccggattaaaggacccgagagccatgagggcactacgagagtcaacaacaactacaaaggaagactgacaacgagaaagcaggagacgaagagcatagagaatagcacaaagctccgctgtaaagatgctagtctccggaggtaagcgacacacataagtgcgatcaggaaaaacaatagagtagccaacaccgtccgcagacttagacccattggtgaagacagaaacggagcgggagtgagaagaaaagtgctcaagcaaaaggcgttttagaaccgtaggaggggtaaaagctttagtgatacgggtcaaggatgtacaaaaccgcggaagagggactctccacgggggcaaagaaggaacaacacgaggagaaacaatagaaatacgaacggaaagagtcctgtaggcgagataaccggacagaaagagggaggtggtgaagaggaacaggaaccgtaggagggggaaaaattaaagcacgacagaggcgagaggaaggatgttgtaaggacagcgcaagatagcgaagacagtagcgatcacggcggtcttccaGAGACAGGAAGTCAGTGTCAATatacaagctaaggacaggagtcgaacaaaaggcacctgaactgaggcgcaacccagtatggtgcaaagcatcaagatggcgaagagtagaaggagaagcagacgagtaagcagggcaaccataatcgagcttagacaggacgagagaggaatgtaaagcaaggagagtacgCCAATCTGCCCccaaagaagtatgggacaagacccgaaggaggataagggccttagagcactgaacacggaggtaagagatatggggagaccaagacaaacgagtgtcaaggaataaccccaaaagcttcgcggaatctttgtactcaaggagatgaccataaagtgacaaacagggacgaagaacgacccgtttccgcgtaaaagtcatgccacaagtcttagaagtagagaacttgaagccatgatcggtggcccaagacgacacggcatcaattgcaagttgaagccggcgccaaaggagaggcgaatcatcaccctgacagcaaagggtaagatcatcgacatagagagcggagaagacacctgaaggaagagaggaaagaagaccattgagagcaaccagaaaaagagtagtcctcagaacactaccctggggcaaacCTTCgtgttgctgaaaagaggcagagagagcggtaccaaggcgcacctgaaaggaacgacgagagaggaagctgcgaagaaagagagggagacgaccacgaaggccaaaagaatgaagttgagatagaatatgataccgccaagtggtgttgtaagccttttccagatcaaaaaggacggcaacaacggaggtcttcgcagcaaaagcagtactaatatagaccaagttcaccaggacatctgtcgtgctgcggcacttgcggaaaattgagaaggggagaggaggtgatggtgttccaggaaccacatcagacgaacgttaaccatacgttcaaatagTTTGcaaacacaacttgtgagggcaatagggcgaaagtccttaggggaagtacccagagaccccggtttgcgaacagggaggacaacggcatcgagccagtcctcagggactgacgacgactcccagatccgattatacagactcagtaaatactgagacgtgctcggagggagatggcgaagcatctcataatgaataccatcggagcccgccgccgtagaaccgcagagggccagggcagaacgaagttcagagagagagaagggatcattatagggaagctgaagacgagtgcagaaatctaaaggacgagactcaaggacaggtttacgaagaaggaaagattggggaaggtgaagaccagagctaacagaagaaaagtggaaacccagtacggaagcgacctgcaacgggtccgccacaagattatcatggaggtgaaggaccggtgaatcatcgggaacgaacttacccgctatcttgcggatacgcttccagatcaggGCCAGagaagtttcggacgtaattgttgagacatatgatgcccaacattcacgtttagccgtacggatggccctacgggccaccgcactcgctttccgaaagaaaagaaaagaatcggtcgtctgcctacggcggtgcctcttccaggctgcacgcttacagcggacagcccgagcacagtccgcattccaccgggaaacgcacttccgtggaccccgagaggaagagcgacgaATAGAGCGGagagcagcgttgaagacagtatcatgaaaaaggaagagagcgccagagagaggcagaagggagaggtcagagagagcagcactgagggtaaataggttccagtccgccttagcaaactgccacctagggaaagagagggaagggcgaaaagagaaaaaggaaacaaggatggggaaatgatcacttccatggaggtcatcaacaacctgccacgtgaaatctaagtaaagagaagagcagagagaaagatcaagacaagaaagggtgcgagtccgagagtccaaatgagtgggctcaccagaattctgaCGAGACGGAagaagaggagaaacggctcaagaaggcgaccccgagtattcgtcagaacgtcaccccaaagagaatgacgacaattgaagtcacccagcaggagcacaggctccagcaaggagtctaggtggtgtttcaaatcaggaaaagaaagcgggacactcgggggaagataaatggaacaaactgtgtaccttttccccacaaagatacgagctgcagaacaatagagaggcgaaggaaaaaataaagaaacaaagggaacatcagcgcacgaatcaagagagcagaagaattagaagcctctgcaacgtctggggggggggggctcctggagacagacacaaaggggcgaaaaccgcgaaatcagaagttggagttcgaggaaactggcgtaataacctcgaacgttccattgaagaatggacaacgacgagaagagaaaggacaaaaacagagaacaaggaagaaacaaaggcaaaagagcaacagagcacgttaaagaatatcagggtcgggatcagggtcagcaaagttagGATTagcgggcatgggtaaactgagcaaagacggagggaaggaaacgggagaacagatcagaggtgggcgagcggggtccggaggagagggaggaggaggaagaggaggagacatcagataggagcagtcaaggacagcagcaggaagaggggaagtagaaagaggggagcgcaccccagcaagagcagcaaccgaaagggaagcagggggcaaagaaacctccatagcaggaacagggggcgcaatcactgaaatgggaagggaaggagcaacagagccagaagtaggagatgaggaagaaggtgaagccttcttacccgccggggaggaggaaggagaggagccaggcttacgcttctgagttaaagagactggtgtcccagcaactacgtaccgggcaacggattccagtgtctcaacaggagaagctgaacgagagcacacacgacggccgttaggagagcgatggacatccgcctgcaccgacaggcggcggggagagccgatagatggaggaagaggatgggaaggaggatcggagggagacgagggagaagacacaggagacatgacagaccgggtagaaagaagaggaacctcagacagaggaccaggagggggacccctctggACAGATCGCAAAGGAaccgaggagggggcagtgggcgtatcaggttcCAAGGCCAGGAAactgttgtgagtctgaggaaggagggaaggacgaggagaggaagagcgtaacacacgagcataagagacgttagtagaaggcaggagccggcgaacctggcgtctcgcctcaggaaaagataaacgctcccggtgcttcaagttgaggacggtagcctcaagcttgtaatggacacacgcacgggagaaggtaggatgggcctcaccgcagttgaggcagcgagcttggggagaagtgcactccgacttagagtgaccttcacccccacacaaaggacagagagagacagtcccaaagcagcggagggcaccatgcccaaacctctagcacttgttacaaagtcgaggagaaggaatatactcctggacagagcacctagtaccagcaagaatgacagaggatggaagggtcctaccatcaaaggtgatcttcacaacgcgaagtggttgacggcgacgaccacgagggggacaagtaaacgagtcaacctggaggacagaatggccttgggcatcaaggatatgccgaatatcatcgtggcaatcctgcagattccgaacaccagttgcaacatggggtgggaggagaatagtgccaacactggcattcatcggaacgttcttggagacccgaactggGATCTCGCCAGGGCAAGAtagggcaagataaggcagccaagcgggaagctgcatcctgagaaggagcagcaacgacacttggaccgagacgagtggggttgaaagtaacagatgcATCCAcgaaatctacaagatgccgatggagggagaaatcgtcagtaggcgcagaatcaagagggaggagatcaaagtagttgccccatgaagcaggaccaaacaaggcctgatacacgtcagcacgggaaggaatcgagcgagtgcggctggggcgcgaacggcgttgagaacccccagagagagaggggtgaaaaggcgcagtagtcacaacgagagacttagccacaccaggggacgaagtggtcaccactgggggctggaggctcgacccaaccacagaggagggaggggagctgggggaagaagtcaggacggtcaaaggaggagcaaggtcagggcccaacgcagcgggagctacagagcctggtcttccaatacaggccgactcgggggcttggtcgcccaacccacgagcctgagagggtacaacggaaacattcatcgacatagagatgaagagaaagaaattcatccacgaatgtgcccccacacccaccatggagccacaattacaggcaggacacccaacaggaagctatcgccgatagcttcctgttggaagCTATCGTTCCGGGGCCCCCccaaggggtgcgtcgtgagtatacgcccaacaaacgccaccttaagaaccgtcagtccgtcgagatcgggttcagcgacgaaagggggattgacaataaaaggttcccctcgctcgagacgtcgggtacaacagttctacgcctccctaagcacccgggcgtcaaaatagaagaagtccaaagaaatagtccaaaacaagcaaaaggtcggcaggaaacgacaagcagataggagaagagggggtgaAAAACGAAACGTAATGAAAAGGAAAAGCAATCCGGCATAATTAGTATAGACAGCAGCAAGGCCATaacaggacagaggactgtcccacggagcatctcaCTCCGGCAGCAGAccacgaagccccctcacgacgccgatggggagggggggggggggtatgactTAGAAATTGCCCTATGGGGTTCTAATTAGACTATCGTCTGATGAGATAAACTCCTTCATTAGTGAAGGGAAGATAATGATGGAACAGCTGTTCTCTTCTAATAATGgttactggctcttaattgacatgAAACAcaagacctgaaatagctagactaacaaacGATCTACCCCTATGTTTACACCATGCGGATTCGCTCACTGGCCACCAGAGGACCAGGACGTGCTCGTTTGACCTGCCAGTTGTCGCCTGGTGctgagtggaggcgggtgtggattgtggtgtggtgcgcccgctggccggagggcccggctggtggtatggtggttggtggtgtgtcccgcgtaaggctggtggtatggtggttggtggtgtgtcccgcgtaAGGCGGGTGGACACGGTGTGCCTTGACTTCTCAGGGGCTGTGGACTGGCCGCTTGTGAAAGTTATCATCGTCGATGTGCTCAACGTGGACGTCCGGGATTTGATCGGCCTGGAAAAGCTTTCCCCTACGCGAGTGGCGGTGGCCTTCTGCGGGAGCTCGCTGTACAAGGAGTTTGTGGCGTGTTGAGCCGGCCACTCGGTTCAAGTCTCCGCCTCGGCTGTGTATGTAGCAatttcggatccctggggggtCGTGCAgtatgtcagtgtgcatggtgTACCGGTGACATTCTCTGAGGTCGAGCTGCGGTCTGTGTTTGAGAAGTATGGGGTGGTGCAGTTTCACCGATTCAGCCTTTTGCGTACAGGCCGGCTGAGCGGACTGCGTACAGGCTCTCGTACGCAAGGTATGAAGATTACATCACTTGTTCCATCTCGACTTCTGTATCGTGGGCTCTCGCTCAGAGTCTTTTATCAGGGCCAGACtcgcacttgtttccggtgtgatgCTGAGGGCCATGTGGCCCTTTGGGCTGAGGCTCCCTCCGTGTTCTTGGAGGGTGACTTCCCTCCTTTGGATACGCAGGGGGCTTCCTCGTCGCCTTCTCGCCCTGGCggggtgcctggggtggttccaGCAGCGGTTTCGGCAAGTGCTCCCTCTGTCCCTGTCTGGTTGGGCCATAGTACGTCTGCTTCACCTGTGTGCTCTGTGGGAACGGGAGTTCCTGCCTCGGGGGTTCTTcgttcggtggtggcggaggtgcatccgcGGCCAGAGGCTTTTGTGCGGTCctcggctgctgctgttggtgtagtACCTGCTTCCCCTGCTGAAGATTGTCTGCTGCCCGGGGATGCTGGTACATTTAGGTGACAAATTATTGTCCGTCTGTGTTCATTTGATAATAAATTAttgtcaaatgtgtgggataatcagattatcccgcacatttgatggtgctacatagccttcccggtttggtgccttctatttatAATTACTCACTtacttcttaagtaccctgtaccaaaaatggtacaaactgaattttgctagctcaagaatctggaacccaatgtaattaggatgagtaattttaatgaatggtctggaactcatcgacaataatttattgtcacctaaatgtaCCATACGTTTAAAGCGTGGATTCTTCACCTCACGTAAAAAGACCTTGGCAGAAGTCACTAGGTTGGTGTCAgtggcataacgggctgggttcaggagtgttttaccaaaaacactattTGTTAACAGtttaaatagtgttttcctatccTGGCTagtggaggcatttctattgttaacgttggtgttaacaaattacGCCACAAAATCTGACTTGTggatttgaggacaccgtgcccgaacttccaacacttattgcaaagtgtaggagagggaatgtactcctgaatggagcatctaacaccagcaagaataatagagggcggaagggtcttactatcaaaggtgatttttacaactcgaaggggctgacggcgacgaccatgaGGGGGGTCGAGTAAACATGTCCACATGGAGGACAGAATTGCCTTGGGCtttgaggatatgtttaatattctCATTGCAATCTTTGCGGTCccaaacaccagttgcaacatggtgtgagaggagaacagtgccaacactggcatttaaccgagcgtttttagagacgtcatggaaaggagcggaggtttccacactgcagtctacactaaggaaacaaacataggaatgtgcctcaatgccaacagtgactgcccagataggtacaagagtgttgttgttaacgcttatgtcgaccgtgctctcagccacagctcaggatggaagcaagtcgatgaagaactctgtagggtaaagcaggtcctagtcaacaacggcttctccaatggtttcgttgaagacataagaaggaaggtaaaatgccatgcaacctctgaagagacaactaacacaacacctgtaccccctattagacacttttacaggaacttcttttccacagctcataaaacggaggaaagggtcctgaaagatattgttagtaggaacgttatccctacagacaaaaatcagaagatacaattgacgatttactataaaataaaaaaaacggccaagatactcgtgagaaactctccagacacaaagcagaacattTTAAAAGaggccaatgtcgtctatgccttcaaatgtccacttggggactgtaagcctcaaagaactcaatatataggcaagacaacaacatctctttccaggcgattaatgatgcataagcaacagggctccattaaggaacatataatctcttcccacaaccagaccatcaccagagaagtcttaacaaaaaacacagaaatcatcgatagatacagcaatagcaggcgtcttgatatctgtgaggcactacacattaagaagtcaacaccagcaatcaacagccaattaatgcacaactatattctacccactttaagactccgcaccaatatagaagcatcaagaaatatgggccaataggccctttgcagttacttccattcttccctttaaacttacccaatattatacccattgtttcgtgttctgtcttgtgctctcacctcatccaaaactgttttaaCATATCATCTCGCCCAAATACAGGTAAAtaaaatgaaagccgtttaaatttaaattatagcataataggactctgtttagtgtttgcaggttatagttgtttgTGTGTAAactatagtctttgaaaatgtaataagttattacaaaacgcgttcaagtgtcgcgt encodes the following:
- the LOC138370886 gene encoding polyhomeotic-like protein 1; protein product: MYQHPRAADNLQQGKQVLHQQQQPRTAQKPLAADAPPPPPNEEPPRQELPFPQSTQVKQTYYGPTRQGQREHLPKPLLEPPQAPRQGEKATRKPPAYPKEGSHPPRTRREPQPKGPHGPQHHTGNKCESGPDKRL